A stretch of Monomorium pharaonis isolate MP-MQ-018 chromosome 7, ASM1337386v2, whole genome shotgun sequence DNA encodes these proteins:
- the LOC105836401 gene encoding uncharacterized protein LOC105836401 isoform X3 yields the protein MRPLYIVITLLPIFVMGVEDVTACNCEHCDEEKVIGLGEKETTTQAMYAEDSDNDGRLSLETY from the exons ATGCGACCATTGTACATCGTAATTACATTGC TGCCCATTTTCGTAATGGGAGTCGAGGATGTAACCGCGTGCAATTGCGAGCACTGTGACGAGGAAAAAGTGATCGGGTTGGGAGAGAAGGAGACTACTACTCAGGCCATGTATGCGGAGGACAGTGATAATGATG GGCGGTTATCTCTCGAGACGTATTAA
- the LOC105836401 gene encoding uncharacterized protein LOC105836401 isoform X2 gives MRPLYIVITLLPIFVMGVEDVTACNCEHCDEEKVIGLGEKETTTQAMYAEDSDNDDYYKLRDGPC, from the exons ATGCGACCATTGTACATCGTAATTACATTGC TGCCCATTTTCGTAATGGGAGTCGAGGATGTAACCGCGTGCAATTGCGAGCACTGTGACGAGGAAAAAGTGATCGGGTTGGGAGAGAAGGAGACTACTACTCAGGCCATGTATGCGGAGGACAGTGATAATGATG attattataaattgcgaGATGGACCGTGCTGA
- the LOC105836401 gene encoding uncharacterized protein LOC105836401 isoform X1, translated as MRPLYIVITLLPIFVMGVEDVTACNCEHCDEEKVIGLGEKETTTQAMYAEDSDNDGNRTICARNRDFNDRTFPSVCYMLCYNRCTRYRMTVVEKNDVKKYVVIAYRENYYKLRDGPC; from the exons ATGCGACCATTGTACATCGTAATTACATTGC TGCCCATTTTCGTAATGGGAGTCGAGGATGTAACCGCGTGCAATTGCGAGCACTGTGACGAGGAAAAAGTGATCGGGTTGGGAGAGAAGGAGACTACTACTCAGGCCATGTATGCGGAGGACAGTGATAATGATGGTAATCGGACAATTTGCGCCAGAAATCGTGATTTTAACGATCGCACATTTCCAAGCGTCTGTTACATGCTGTGTTACAATCGTTGCACTAGATACCGAATGACGGTAGTTGAAAAGAATGACGTGAAGAAGTACGTTGTAATTGCATACAGAGAGA attattataaattgcgaGATGGACCGTGCTGA